A window of Clostridium novyi genomic DNA:
TAAGATTAAGTTTACAGGAAAAGTAAATGAAAAAAGTATTAATAAGTTAAATAAAATATTTATTCATGCTACGGATATTACAGAAGAAATAGTACATAATAAAGAACTTCAAAATATTTCAAAAATGAAAGATGAGTTTTTTAACATGATTTCTCATGAACTTAGAACTCCTTTAACTATAATTAATTCATCTGTACAATTAGCTAGGGATATATATAAGGAAGAGATAACTAGAAATATAGAAAGAGTATTGCTTAGAGTAGATCAAAATTGTAGAAGGCTTTTAAAATTAATAAATAATATATTAGACATTTCTAAAGCAGAAGCAGGATTTCTTCAATTACAATATTCAGACTTTGATATAGTTGTAGTAACTGAAAATATAGTTAGTTCTGTAAGTATATATGCTAAGAGTAGAGGAATACAATTAATATTTGACACTAATAAAGAAGAAAAATTAGTTGCCTTAGATAAAGATAAATATGAAAAAATTATATTAAATTTATTATCTAATGCTATAAAATTTACCCCAAAAGGAAGAAAGATTTATGTTACTACACTTATAGAGAATAATAAGGTTCAAATAAAAGTTAAGGATCAGGGAATTGGTATAGAAAAAGAAGATTTAAAAACTATATTTAATAGATTTATACAAATAAGAAATAATACAACTAACTGTGTACAAGGAACAGGTCTTGGCCTTGCGCTAGTTAAAAATTTAGTTGAATTAATGGAAGGAAATATAAAAGTTAATAGTAAAATTAATGAGGGAACAGAATTTACAATTACTTTTGATAATTTAAAAAATAATAATAATAATTTAATCAAAGGTTCTTTTGATTTAAATTCAGATATTAAAAATAAATTAGTTCTTGAGTTTTCTGATATTAAATAAATTAAGCGCATGACAATATTATCATGCGCTTAACTTATAAACTATTTAAAGTATTTATATATTTTTATATTAAAGCATATTTTGTTCATAATAGTTAATCATTTTTTTTACCATTTCTCCTCCAACGGAACCACATTGTTTGGCTGTTAAATCTCCATTGTAGCCTTCTTTTAAAGGAACACCAACTGCATTTGCAGCTTCCATTTTAAATTTATTTAATCCTTCTCTAGCTTCTGGAACAAGAACTCTATTTCTTGACATTTAAATCAACCTCCTTATGTGTTTTCAATAATAGCTTATCCATTTTTAAAAGATATATAATATAAGATTTAAGGTAAAATAAATATAATTATGAAAAGATTTTATTAAAATGTTTTTATGGAAATATTAAAGAAGCCTAAGATAAACAAGTAATATATGATACAATTGAATATATATCTTTTATAAAAAATAAAACGAGGTGTATATTATGGAAATTGACAGTAGAGTTTTTTCTGACCAGAAAATTGGAAAATTATTGATTAAATTTGGAGTACCTACTATATTATCCTTATTGGTAATGGAACTTTATAATATGATTGATACTATATTTGTAGGATCTACTATTGGATCAGTAGGAATAGGTGCGCTTACAATCTCTCTACCAATTCAAAAACTTATAAGTTCTACAGGGCTTATGATGGCAGTAGGTACTTCCACTGCTGTTTCCAGAAATTTAGGAAAAAAGAAATTTCATAAAGTAACAAAAGTAATATTAAATTCTTTAATTTTAACTAGTTTAATTTTAAGTTTACTGTGCATTATAATATTTATATTTAGGAATTATATAATAAAAAATTTATTGGGAGCTAGTGAAAATCTCTTTATATATGCATATCAGTATATATCTATAATTTTATTAGGTGGTATATTTCAGTGTTTAACATTAGTAATAGGATATATAATCATGTCTTTAGGAGATACTAAGCTAACTTTAAAGGCAACATCATTAGGTGCCATTATAAATATGATATTAGA
This region includes:
- a CDS encoding alpha/beta-type small acid-soluble spore protein; this translates as MSRNRVLVPEAREGLNKFKMEAANAVGVPLKEGYNGDLTAKQCGSVGGEMVKKMINYYEQNML